The Candidatus Neomarinimicrobiota bacterium nucleotide sequence CCGGCGAGAAAAGGTCTTCCCAGGGAATATCCAGGGCTGTCTTGTAGAGATACTTTGTACTGTGACAATCAAAAGATATGAGGGGAGCCAGGACGCGGGTCAACAGTCGCGAGCCGTAGTTGATCCTGTATAAAGCTGCTTTATCTGCGGAAAAATATAGCCCCCGGAAGCGCTGTCTGATACTGGTGGCTCCCAGAACCTTGATTTCAGCTGCTGCCAACTCTTCCAGGCCATTTGCGACCTGGGCAAAATAATGTCCGGTTCGAAGATATTGAAATTCCATATTAGCGCTCCGTTACTGGGTTATCTGGCACTACTCGCTCAGGCGTTTTTCTTTACGCATTTGGGACAATCTTTTAATGGGATCCAATTCCATTTTGCGAATTCTGATATTATCAGGGGTGATCTCAACCAGTTCATTTTCTGAGATGAATTCGATGGACTCATCCAAGGTAAGTAGTTTTGGTTTGCGTAAGGTCACGGTTGCATCAGCATTGGCACTGCGCATGTTCGTCAGTTTCTTTTCGCGAGTGATATTCACATCAAGATCACCGGGGCGATTACGCTCGCCAATAACCATACCACCATAAACAGGAGTCGAGACTTCGATTTGCAATTCACCACGGTCTTCCATACTCAGGCTAGCGTATGCGGTCACCTTTCCGGGCCGATCAGACACCAGAGCGCCGGTCTTGCGTTGGGGGATGGAGCCAAACCAGGGTGCGTAGCCTTCCATAATGGTATTCATCACACCAGCACCTTTGGTATCGGTCATAAAGGTGCTGCGAAAACCGATCAGACCACGGGAAGGGATGCGGAATTCCAGATTGACTCGGCCGCTGCCATGATTAATGATATTTACCATCCGACCTTTGCGGATAGATAGTTTCTCTGACATAACCCCTACGAATTCTTCAGGAATATCCAGATAGAGCATTTCAACTGGTTCGGAGATCTTGCCATCGATTTCCTTGGTGATGACCTGGGGTTTTGAAACCATGAACTCATAGCCCTCCCGTCGCATGGTCTCGATCAGAACAGCCATCTGCAATTCGCCACGTCCACGAACTTCGAAGGCATCAGCTCTGTTCTTCAATTGCTCAATTTGCAGAGCAACGTTCAAACGCATTTCCTTTTCAAGCCGGGCTAGAATGTGGCGGGATGTGAGATACTTGCCGTCTTGACCAGCAAAGGGACTGGTATTGACGTAGAATATCATGGAGACAGTGGGCTCATCCACTTTGATTCGTGGCAGGATCGCTGGATCTTCTATGGAGGTGATAGTATCACCAATGGCAATATTATCGATGCCAGCGAAGGCGATGATATCACCGGCCACTACTTCTTCAACCTGTTGGCGACGAAGACCCTCAAAGGTGTACAACGCCGAAAATTTAACATTCGGTGTTTGTTTGTGTTCACCAGCCAGCAAGTAATTCTTGCTCATTTTTAGCGAGCCATTGTTTAATCTACCAATGGCGATCTGACCTACATAGGCATCATAATCCAGGTTGGCGATCAGGAACTGGGGAGTGTGATTGTCCTCAGCTTCAGGACCTGGGATATATTCCAGGATGGCATCAAAAAGAGGTCGCAGGTCTGTGGAGTTATCATCTAATTCGAGATGGGCAACTCCTTCTTTTGCGATGGTGTAAAGTATGGGGAAATCGATCTGGTCGTCTTCAGCATCCAGATCAATAAAGAGATCATATACTTCATTGATCACTTCACTAACTCTTGAGTCGTGTCGGTCTATCTTGTTGATAACCAGCATGATTTTGATATTCTTTTCAAGTGCTTTCTTAACCACAAAACGGGTTTGAGGCAGGGGACCCTCACTGGCATCGACCAGCAAAATTGCGCCGTCTACCAGGCTTAAACCACGTTCTACCTCACCCCCGAAATCAGCATGACCAGGGGTATCGATAATGTTGATTTTTACATCTTTATAGGTGATGGCTGTATTCTTGGCACTGATGGTGATGCCGCGTTCCCGTTCCAGATCCATGTTGTCCATGACCCGGTCAGCAACCTCCTGATTTTCGCGGAATATCCCACTCTGTCGCAACATCCAATCCACCAGGGTGGTCTTGCCGTGATCAACGTGGGCAATGATGGCGATATTCCTAAAATTCTCTTTACGCATATATGTCCTTTCGGGGTGCTTAACCTACTCGAAGCACCGCAAAATTAAGCAGTTAAAAAAGCGCGTGCAGGATGCGTTCGAAAGTGACTGATTCCTATAAAAAAAATGATGTGGTGATCAGTTGTACAGAATGTTGTTTGCCGAAAGTAAAAGTTCAAAGCTGTAATTATGTACCACCTGATCATGCAGTTAACCTCCGGCTGGTTAGTGAAAATATTTATGCTTATGACGAAACATGGGTAACTGATATCAATAATTCGTACACCCACTTCTTTGCAACTATATTAAGCTGGCCTGAGATAACCGTATGCATCAGGAGTCATCACCTCGCAGCAGTGTAAGTTCTTTTGCCACGAAGACACCCATCTTCGCTCGAAGAGCTACGCCGGACAAGCAAAGGCTCAAAGAGCCATTCTGGGAATTTATAGAACATCGTGCCTTAGTGACTTTGTGGCTATATATGTAAAATATACTTACGGATAACATGGGCCGGTTTAATAGAATGGTTTTTTGCAAGCAAGCCGTAGGATTGGGGCAGAAGTGTGCTAAATTCGCAACAGTCTAGTTCTAAAATAATGCCCATTCAGGAGGTCTAAGATGACAGCCATTTATCTCGAGATTATTGAACTTCTATTTATAGTAGGTGGCTTTATGGCCCTTTTTATGGGGCTTCTGCTGTTTTTTAAACCTGAGATCCTGGAAGGTCTTAATAAAAGTGGCAATAAATGGTATTCGGCCAGGAAAAGCACCAAATCCTTGGATATTGTTAGAGATACCAACTCATTTTACTTTAATAACAACCAACTGATCGGTACGGTTATGTTGGTTGTATCCATCGTGGCACTTTATCTCGTGTATTCCCGGATTCCCACATCAGATGAATACATGGTAATTCAGGGGAATACCGCATCAGCAATGGGGATTGGGATCCTGCTGGAATCTTTACGCTGGGTATTGGTAGTGACTATTATGCTGGGGATTCCAGTCTGGGGGTTGTTGGTCTTCAATCCCGAGAAGTTGCAGTCGGTTAACACCTATCTCGATAAGTGGATATCCACCAGACTTTTATTACTGCCCCTGGAACAGATGAATAATCGTTTTGATGGATATGTTGTGCGAAACAACCGCGTCTTTGGGGCATTCTTTGTTCTTGGAGCCTGCTTTATTCTGTTCAATTTCCTCTGGTGATCATCACCCTGCAAAAAATACTTCCTAATGGATAACCCGAGTGGCTGCTAAAAAGGTCAGTAAGTACTATGCTGTGTTTCAAGGATACCAGCCTGGGGTATACACCAGTTGGGATGAGGCTGCCTTGCAGGTCAAGGGCTTCAAAGGAGCCAGGTATAAAAGTTTTGTGTGTCGTTTGGAGGCGATCCACTGGCTCAGGGAATGTGTTCTAACAGCGTCAGAGGCAGTTGATGAAGGTTTGATAAAACTTATCAAGGCTCAAACTGAAACCAATGATCTTGCTAAAACATCCAGGCCTGGCCTTGATGGAGAGAAAATTATTATTCACACTGACGGGGGTGCATCACCCAATCCCGGCAAGGGCGGATACGGTATTGTCCTGCAACAAGGGAAGCTGCGTAAGGAATTATCCGCCGGATATGAATTAACCACCAATAATCGCATGGAAATGATGGCCGTTATTGTTGCTTTAGAAGCTTTGCAGAAAGCCTCTAAAGTTATTCTGCATACTGATTCCAAGTATGTGGTTGATTCGATCTCCAAAGGCTGGGCAAAACGTTGGCGCAGTAGAGCTTGGAAAAAATCTGATGGTAAATTAGCAGAGAATGTGGATCTCTGGGAAAAGCTGCTGAGTTTACTGGAAAAACATAAAGTGGATTTCCGGTGGGTCAAGGGCCATGCCGGAAATATTGAGAATGAACGCTGTGATGTTTTGGCAAATGAAGC carries:
- the typA gene encoding translational GTPase TypA — its product is MRKENFRNIAIIAHVDHGKTTLVDWMLRQSGIFRENQEVADRVMDNMDLERERGITISAKNTAITYKDVKINIIDTPGHADFGGEVERGLSLVDGAILLVDASEGPLPQTRFVVKKALEKNIKIMLVINKIDRHDSRVSEVINEVYDLFIDLDAEDDQIDFPILYTIAKEGVAHLELDDNSTDLRPLFDAILEYIPGPEAEDNHTPQFLIANLDYDAYVGQIAIGRLNNGSLKMSKNYLLAGEHKQTPNVKFSALYTFEGLRRQQVEEVVAGDIIAFAGIDNIAIGDTITSIEDPAILPRIKVDEPTVSMIFYVNTSPFAGQDGKYLTSRHILARLEKEMRLNVALQIEQLKNRADAFEVRGRGELQMAVLIETMRREGYEFMVSKPQVITKEIDGKISEPVEMLYLDIPEEFVGVMSEKLSIRKGRMVNIINHGSGRVNLEFRIPSRGLIGFRSTFMTDTKGAGVMNTIMEGYAPWFGSIPQRKTGALVSDRPGKVTAYASLSMEDRGELQIEVSTPVYGGMVIGERNRPGDLDVNITREKKLTNMRSANADATVTLRKPKLLTLDESIEFISENELVEITPDNIRIRKMELDPIKRLSQMRKEKRLSE
- the rnhA gene encoding ribonuclease HI codes for the protein MAAKKVSKYYAVFQGYQPGVYTSWDEAALQVKGFKGARYKSFVCRLEAIHWLRECVLTASEAVDEGLIKLIKAQTETNDLAKTSRPGLDGEKIIIHTDGGASPNPGKGGYGIVLQQGKLRKELSAGYELTTNNRMEMMAVIVALEALQKASKVILHTDSKYVVDSISKGWAKRWRSRAWKKSDGKLAENVDLWEKLLSLLEKHKVDFRWVKGHAGNIENERCDVLANEAKKCPSLIIDTGYGKR